A window of Nonomuraea angiospora genomic DNA:
CTCCGGGCTCAGACAGAGTCGCAACTGAGCACAGGTATCGCCGCCTCCGAGCGCGCAACCCGGTGCCTGGGCCCTCTCCGCCGCAACGCCATCTCCCAGCCCTCTACGCGACCTCCAGGTCCCAATGGCGGTCTCCGGGGCCCCAAGCCCATGCCCCGATCCGCTTCGAGACGCTGTATCCACAACGTTGGGCTGCGCGATCTCGTCCATCCACAGAACGCCGTTCGGCCCCTCTCCGGCGACCCGGCTTCCGCCAACCTAAGGACTCCCGCCGGACAAGACCCGGCTCCGAGCACCACCTGGAGGCACGATGCACAGTCCCGCCACCATGCCAGACGACATCAAAGCCACCCCAGCACTCAGTCACACCACATCGAGCAACAAAACAGCCGGCAAGTTCTCGCTCAGCCGCACCCACATCGCCCGAAGCGCCCCGTCAGTCCTCAACACCGCCGCAGAAGCCACTACTCACACCGCCGGGCCCCAAAGGGAAACCTCGATCAAGTCTCAAAAGGAAACCTCGACGCCGCCCAAGATTGCCGCGAGGGTACAAAACGGATCACCCGAGTCGGTCCCGACCGGGCGTACCACCAGCCCCGCTACAGCGCGACCCAGCAAATGGCTTCATTACGCGACGGTCAATCGTGAGCGTGGCATGTCCACAGCCGAATATGCAGTAGGCACGATTGCGGCCTGCGCCTTCGCCGCGCTTTTGTTCAAGGTGGTGAGCAGTCCCGAAGTCCAGGAAATGCTGAAGACCCTCGTCGATCGAGCACTCAACACCGCCACCGGATGACCGTCCGCCAAGCGCGGACCCCCCTGGGCAGGAAGCGGTCGGCATCGCGGGGCTCGGTCACGGCCGAGACCGCCGCGGTGCTGCCCGCGCTCATGGTCGTGCTCGCGGCCGCGCTGTGGGCCGTCCAAGCTGTCAGCGTCCAGCTCGAGTGCGTGGACGTGGCCCGCGCCGCCGCACGAGCCGCGGCCAGGGGTGAGCCCCTTGACCAGGTCATCACCCGTGCCCGCACGGCAGCCCGCCCCGGGGCGAAGGTAGCCGTAACCCGCGACATAGAAACCACAAAGGTTCAGATCACCGTAGAAGTACGACCACCCTGGGGCCAATCATTGCCCGCAGTACAAATATCCGCGACGGCCATCGCCGACACCGAGCCCGGATATCCCCCGTAACCACAGGCGCACGAGCTCGGCAGGTGAGGAGGTCCACATCAATACTAAGGAAAAAGGCTCAGCAACACTCTGGGGGGTAGCTCTCATGGGTCTTCTGATGGCGGTGGCCACAGCGTTCGCCACGCTGGGCTCGGTGCGCGTGGCACGCCATCGCGTCCACAGCGCTGCCGACCTGAGCGCCCTTGCCGCAGCCAAGCTAGCGATAATGAATCCCGAGACTGCCTGCGCCCGAGCAGCCGCCCTGGCCGGCCAGAACGGCGTGAAGCTGACCCAATGCAAAATCACTGACGAAATCGCCGATGTTTGGACCTCGCTGTCGATCTCGCTACCGATATTGGGCTCCCGCACGCTGACGGCCAGATCTCGGGCCGGTCCAGCGGAAAGGGGCCCTTGAATCGTCGACTGGGCCGTACACTCGTGGTCGTCAAGCGCGCATGCCGGAAAGCAACAGAAATAACGGAACGCGACGCCGGCGCGCCAGCTCATCGGCATCCCCGTTGAAACGATCCTCGCAAGGTGCACACTCGCGCAGCGAGCTCAGCGCAAACCCTGACCTCGTGAGTGCCACAACATAATCCTCTATAGTGCGGTGAAACCACGTGACGGTTCCACCGATCCATTCTCTTTCCCGCGGCCCTTGGACAAAGTAGTCATCAACAACCCAAGACGTTCGCTTCTCCCGCGCACCGGAGTCGTGCGAGGTCAGAACCGGATGAACGACCGTGAAGACGATGCGTCCGCCGGGCGAGAGGCATCTATGGAGGGCGGCCAGCACCGTCTCGATATCTTTGACATAGTGAAACGCCAATCTCGAAACAATCAGGTCGAACGAAGAGGGTGGAGCGGAGAAGTCCTCGATATCGACCATCTCGACGCGGCCGGCCGTTTCGCATAACGCCGCATTGGCAGCCTCGACCATCGCCGCCGAGCCGTCCAATCCCAGGTAGCTACGACAGCCGGCATCCAACAGGACTTGTCCGATGGCCGCATCCCCGCATCCGAGATCCAACACCCGGAGCCCTGCGACCTCACCAAGTTCCGCCAGGAAAGCCGGTTCCTCCATCACATGGTTGGGGCTCGACACACCACTATGCCGATGGCCGAAGTACCGCTCGACGACTTGGGGCGCGTCGTAGAAGGACCCGCCGCGCTTGGTTTCAGCCACGGCCCCGAAGCGTAGATCGGCGACCCCGCCGGAGCTCTCGTTACCGAGGATCTGGTGGCAAAGGGTGAGGCGGGTTGGAGTGGGAGTCGATGGTGAGGGACTCCGGTGGGGGAGTCGATGGTGAGGGACGTGAGGGACTCTGGTGGGTCGGGAGCGGAGGGTGAACGGCTCTGGTGGGTCGGGAGCGGAGGGTGAACGGCTCCGGTGGGTGGGAGTGGATGGCGAAGAAGGCCAGTGGTGGGGAATTGATGACCAGGGACTTTGGTCGGTGGGGAGTTGACGGAGAAGGCGTCCGGCGGGTGCGGAGCCGACGGTGAGGGATGGGGTGCTTGCGTGGAACTGATGACCAGGAGGGAGTCGGCGACTGGGCATGGGGCGCGGAAGGGGGGATCGGGGCGGCTGGGAGGCAGGTGGTGAAGGTCGAGATCGATCTCGGCCCTCCGGTCTGAGGTCCGCTTCAGGCGAATGGTCCTGCGTTGCGCTGCCCTCATGGGAGTGGCCGACCGCATGTGTTTTGCGGGCGAATGGGTGGCATGGTCGCTGTGGCGTAAATGTGGTGAATGGCGACATTTCGGTTGACATGAAACGCGGCGAATGAATCGAATGAGCGGCCGAAAAGGCTGGGGCACTAGGGGTTTGCGGGGCTAGGTCGCAATCCAGTCACGACCTCTTAGACATGGTGTCCAAGAGTCGTGTATCTACCGTAAGGTTCCGCTTACCCTCGGTCCATGCCGAATGTGACAGGGCGCCCGTGAGCGCCGGAGCGAAGTCGCTAGGGTGCGGGTCCGGGGACGGTCGGTGACCGTATCGGCCGGGCGGACTGCACTTCCGGTCGTCGCGTGAACGCCCCCGGGTGGTCAGGCGGCGCGAGGCTCTCGATGGAGGGAAGCGTCGTGACGGTAGTCGGCAGAGTGGTGGCCACAGGGATGATCGTGGCCGGCTCCATCGCGCTTGGCGGGACCGCTCAGGCCGCCGCGGTGACTTGGCGGGCCGACACGTCCGGGCAGATCACCTCGCCCGCTGACGGCCAGGTGCTTTCGAGCTCGTCCGTGACCGTTTCCGCGCACACGGGCGTGATGCAGCTGAACATGGGGCTCTACGTCGAGGGGCCCTCCACGCCCAGTCGGAAGGTCGCCGGAGGGGGAGCGAACCAGACGATCTCCGGCACGTTCGACGCCGGCAACGCCCCGAACGGGACCTTCACCGTGACCCTCAAGGGAGAGATCACGGGGAGCCAGTACGCGAGCAGTGCGTTCAAGCTCCGTCGGCCGCCCGAGGCGCCGGGCAACGTGAACGCGACCCGGCAGGGCAGCGCCAAGGTCCAGCTGACCTGGAGCAAGGGCTCGGAGCCCGACCTGCAGTCGTACGAGGTCTCCAACAGCCAGTCCGGCATCGTGGGAAGGCTGCCCGCCGACAGTGCGTGCGCCGGGTCCACATGCCGGGCGGTGCTCGCCGTGCCGGCCAGGGCGAAGGGCCAGAAGGTGGGGTTCACGGTCAAGGCGTTCAGGGGTGACGGCGACGGCGGGTCGATCGGGTCGGGCAGTTCGGCCGCCGCGTACGTCGCCTTCCCCGCCGCGCCGACGCCCACGCCGACGAAGAAGAAGACCGGCGGCACCCGGACCCCGAAGACCACCAAGAACGTCGACCCGCTCCCCACACTGCCCGCCAAGAGACAGACCCTGCCGACGACGAAACCGACGACGCACAAGCGAACGACAGCCAAGCTTCCGGAAATACCCGACGCCGATCCGAACGGGAACCTGCCGATCCCCACGACCGACGAAACGGGTGGTCTGCGCCCATCCGACGCAAAGGGCGGCGCGGACACCGCTTCCGTCCAGCCCGACGTGAAGGCGCAGTCGAGCGAGTCGCCGATCGGGAACCTCGGCCAGTACGGCCTCTACGTCGCAGCGG
This region includes:
- a CDS encoding class I SAM-dependent methyltransferase, yielding MAETKRGGSFYDAPQVVERYFGHRHSGVSSPNHVMEEPAFLAELGEVAGLRVLDLGCGDAAIGQVLLDAGCRSYLGLDGSAAMVEAANAALCETAGRVEMVDIEDFSAPPSSFDLIVSRLAFHYVKDIETVLAALHRCLSPGGRIVFTVVHPVLTSHDSGAREKRTSWVVDDYFVQGPREREWIGGTVTWFHRTIEDYVVALTRSGFALSSLRECAPCEDRFNGDADELARRRRVPLFLLLSGMRA
- a CDS encoding DUF4244 domain-containing protein, which gives rise to MPDDIKATPALSHTTSSNKTAGKFSLSRTHIARSAPSVLNTAAEATTHTAGPQRETSIKSQKETSTPPKIAARVQNGSPESVPTGRTTSPATARPSKWLHYATVNRERGMSTAEYAVGTIAACAFAALLFKVVSSPEVQEMLKTLVDRALNTATG
- a CDS encoding TadE family type IV pilus minor pilin gives rise to the protein MVVLAAALWAVQAVSVQLECVDVARAAARAAARGEPLDQVITRARTAARPGAKVAVTRDIETTKVQITVEVRPPWGQSLPAVQISATAIADTEPGYPP
- a CDS encoding Rv3654c family TadE-like protein, producing MNTKEKGSATLWGVALMGLLMAVATAFATLGSVRVARHRVHSAADLSALAAAKLAIMNPETACARAAALAGQNGVKLTQCKITDEIADVWTSLSISLPILGSRTLTARSRAGPAERGP